In Bosea sp. PAMC 26642, the DNA window GACCGCCGAAACCGGCAGCCGTGCCTTGATCTCTTCGAGAATGGAGGGCGGGAACTTCATCGGTTTCTATGTGGGCGCAGCCGCGGCGAAAGCCAATCGAGGATGTGGCAGGAGGCCGGGTTGTTGGCGCAATCCACAGCGCCATGATAAAGAAAGCGCGGCAAAAGGAAGAAAGCCATGGCCCTCAACATCAAGGATCCCGAGACCGAGAAGGCCGTGCGCACGCTGGCCAAGCGTCGCGGTCTGACGCTGACACAGGCCGTGCGCCAGGCGGTCGATGGCGAACTCGACAAGGATGAGTTGTCCGACGAGGAGAAGGCGCGGCGGATTGCCGAGAGCAAACTCTGGTTGGCGGAGTTCTACAAGAAATACGACATCAAGCCGGCCGAGAGGTCCATGACCAAGCAGGAAATGGACGACATCATTGGCTATGATGAGAACGGCATGTGGTGAAGATCGTCATCGACAGCTCGGCCGTCATCGCGATCCTGACGCATGAGAGCGATGCCGAGGCCCGGCTCGCGCAGCTGGTTTCAGCATCCGGCCGCTGCATGTCGGCGGTCAATGCTCTGGAGACCCGCATCGTTCTGGAGATGGGCAAGGGAGGCGATCCCGAACGCTTCGACGATCTGCTGAGCAGATGGCAGATCGACATCGTCCCCTTCGACGCCCCTCTCTCCG includes these proteins:
- a CDS encoding type II toxin-antitoxin system VapB family antitoxin, which gives rise to MALNIKDPETEKAVRTLAKRRGLTLTQAVRQAVDGELDKDELSDEEKARRIAESKLWLAEFYKKYDIKPAERSMTKQEMDDIIGYDENGMW
- a CDS encoding type II toxin-antitoxin system VapC family toxin, whose product is MVKIVIDSSAVIAILTHESDAEARLAQLVSASGRCMSAVNALETRIVLEMGKGGDPERFDDLLSRWQIDIVPFDAPLSDLTFEAYRRFGKGRHPARLNMGDCAAYALAKARGWPLLFKGEDFSQTDIERA